The Desulfobacterales bacterium genome has a window encoding:
- a CDS encoding circadian clock protein KaiB (Decreases the phosphorylation of KaiC, a component of the main circadian regulator in cyanobacteria), whose product MSNSDVTVHNSYNQKKYIMKLFLAGNEPKSQLAKKNLIKICESYIKEMYYIEVVDVLKDFQAALKNDVFVTPTLIISNPIPEKVIIGSLSDTQKVIDALGIDIFDKAL is encoded by the coding sequence ATGAGCAATAGCGATGTTACTGTTCATAATAGCTACAATCAAAAAAAATATATTATGAAGCTATTTTTGGCTGGCAATGAGCCTAAATCCCAGCTTGCAAAAAAGAATCTTATTAAAATATGTGAAAGCTATATTAAAGAGATGTATTACATTGAAGTAGTCGATGTTTTGAAAGATTTTCAAGCGGCGCTTAAAAATGACGTATTTGTAACTCCAACTTTGATTATATCTAATCCTATCCCCGAAAAAGTGATTATAGGCAGCTTGAGTGATACCCAAAAAGTTATTGACGCATTAGGCATAGATATTTTTGATAAGGCTTTATAG